The Mya arenaria isolate MELC-2E11 chromosome 16, ASM2691426v1 genome includes a window with the following:
- the LOC128221721 gene encoding uncharacterized protein LOC128221721, which yields MEIFKMAGMMRYLPLLVALCATVVRCQMDTSVCMGQDPGPNDPAFPTLPTAFDTHIEANINNRAFTTDFHMWYNLSQNIVGLESTSAGVRLSQIYNFNTSQYLETNRDTNQCTNSPLGTNSPLFTILGTMNGNKPTMRTPNQMLRFNDGGIKTKWVNTTFVRGIKCNMWTSCYYIQATQTTARVDWFFSAPGWTTSYLIPQIPVRAHVYGKAGAKRPFDHVYDFADFHIKPFSGRNHYMTPQGAFCSGEKSLKALPNPTSAFHFTAEIVSPSSYAVTPIKEYYNDELSLGRYDYVPSNARPYGMVPLTEVHDFTTGVAYITDQKRGNCTAIPIEVSMFDVKMADPSHVRIRTSKEFFYFDKAAYIYEGQRVVRGITCDVWIAQRNDWPTAGSGVNTTWEWYFATPTYTETLPDKLQFGNPVMMYMTAGANTGITYYYNIYAYDETRPTIWSYDISKCFNYTSRRDFSFKIPGNYRNLVVGNQEEFRYAVLRAITKAGSDSTHTLSALRVYNIQADYLSGSVISVTFTLLDKAPQIGDTTKQKPENDLNTVASKISAAINGGQFIVKIRDPVTNQPNQMVAQVNSLAQTQRITKVSYYRNTVPGTTTSTGSSGGVMAGLGVAMLVVFFILGVLGTYFYYRRQGGAFGPKRFDNQDITESTS from the exons ATGGAGATTTTCAAAATGGCTGGGATGATGAG GTATTTACCCCTGTTGGTGGCGCTCTGTGCTACTGTTGTTCGATGCCAGATGGACACCAGTGTGTGTATGGGCCAGGACCCGGGACCCAATg ATCCTGCGTTCCCCACCCTTCCAACCGCATTTGACACACATATCGAGGCGAATATCAACAACAGGGCTTTCACCACTGACTTTCACATGTGGTACAACTTGTCGCAAAACATCGTGGGCCTCGAATCAACAAGTGCCGGTGTTCGACTGTCACAGATCTATAATTTCAATACCAGCCAATACCTGGAGACGAATAGAGATACGA ATCAGTGTACAAATTCCCCGCTTGGAACCAATAGCCCGCTATTCACAATTCTCGGAACAATGAACGGAAATAAACCTACTATGAGAACCCCTAACCAGATGCTTCGTTTTAATGACGGGGGTATTAAAACGAAATGG GTAAACACTACCTTTGTTCGAGGTATCAAATGTAACATGTGGACGTCGTGCTACTATATCCAGGCCACACAAACAACGGCGAGAGTTGATTGGTTCTTCTCGG ctcCCGGTTGGACGACGTCATATCTTATCCCACAGATACCTGTTCGTGCACATGTGTATGGTAAAGCCGGAGCAAAGAGGCCGTTTGATCATGTTTACGATTTCGCCGACTTTCATATAAAGCCGTTTAGTGGCAGAAATCATTACATG ACCCCACAGGGTGCTTTCTGTTCTGGTGAAAAAAGTCTAAAGGCTCTCCCGAACCCAACATCGGCGTTCCACTTTACAGCAGAAATCGTCAGTCCGAGCTCATACGCCGTGACACCTATTAAG GAATACTACAACGACGAATTATCGTTAGGTCGTTACGACTATGTGCCCAGTAACGCCAGGCCGTATGGAATGGTGCCACTTACAGAGGTTCACGATTTCACAACAG GCGTTGCGTACATCACTGATCAAAAGAGGGGAAATTGTACAGCAATCCCGATTGAGGTGTCAATGTTTGACGTCAAAATGGCCGACCCGTCCCACGTTCGGATACGAACGTCGAAGGAGTTCTTTTACTTCGATAAGGCGGCATACATTTACGAAGGACAG CGCGTCGTTCGCGGTATCACGTGCGACGTCTGGATCGCCCAGAGAAATGACTGGCCAACGGCAGGCTCTGGCGTAAACACCACATGGGAATGGTACTTTGCCACG CCGACGTACACCGAAACCCTCCCTGATAAGTTGCAGTTCGGCAACCCTGTAATGATGTACATGACGGCCGGGGCTAATACC GGTATCACTTACTACTATAACATCTACGCCTATGATGAGACGCGGCCTACCATTTGGTCTTACGACATCTCCAAGTGCTTTAACTACACAAGCAGGCGGGACTTCTCCTTCAAAATCCCAG GCAACTATCGCAATTTAGTGGTTGGTAACCAAGAGGAGTTCCGGTACGCCGTACTTCGGGCGATCACCAAGGCCGGAAGTGATAGTACTCATACACTATCTGCCCTCCGCGTCTACAACATACAG GCTGATTATTTGAGTGGAAGCGTCATCAGCGTCACGTTTACGCTACTGGACAAGGCGCCGCAGATAGGCGACACGACAAAGCAGAAACCAGAGAACGACTTGAACACCGTTGCCTCAAAAATCAGCGCCGCTATAAACGGCGGCCAGTTCATTGTGAAAATACGGGACCCAGTTACCAACCAG CCCAACCAAATGGTTGCCCAGGTGAACTCTCTTGCTCAAACTCAGAGGATCACAAAAGTCAGCTACTACCGGAACACGGTGCCAGGAACGACAACTTCCACCGGATCGTCCGGAg GAGTGATGGCGGGGTTGGGCGTGGCTATGTTGGTCGTGTTCTTCATTCTTGGCGTACTGGGTACTTATTTCTACTACCGCAGGCAGGGCGGGGCCTTCGGACCAAAGAGATTTGACAATCAGGACATTACAGAAAGCACTTCATAA